The sequence below is a genomic window from Thermodesulfobacteriota bacterium.
TTTGGAGGGTTATTTCTTTATGGCCGAAAAAAACGGCAAAGGAAGGCACATCGACTATATCTTCGGTCGCTACCCGCTCTGGGTAAGATATAGCAAACTGCCGGGGAAGCTCGGGCCCGGGCCCTGGTGCGTATTTCAGAGGCTCCTGGAGCTCATGGAGCGCTTCGGAAGCAGCCAGTTCCACTACTCAATAGAGCGCCTCATTGAAACGTCAGGAGTAAGCTCACGCCTCGGCATAAGAAAAATACTCAGAAAGCTTGAGCTGGAAGGGCTCATAAAATACGAAAGCCAGCAGGGAAGGGGCAAAGAAAGCAAGTTTGAGGTGATCCTTCCCATTAACG
It includes:
- a CDS encoding SgrR family transcriptional regulator → MAEKNGKGRHIDYIFGRYPLWVRYSKLPGKLGPGPWCVFQRLLELMERFGSSQFHYSIERLIETSGVSSRLGIRKILRKLELEGLIKYESQQGRGKESKFEVILPINAPLSEEDVYHIHPRLRSKSYQRKIESGDLQEKDHNVALLEEEKDHGVTLLKEEKDHNVALLEEEKDHGVT